The Vibrio aerogenes nucleotide sequence TCCGGCAGAGATGACGGAAGCACCGGCTGATGAGATTGAGTCAGAAACGGAAGTGCCGGATGAAGCGCTGGCCGATATCCCGGAAATCGAAGATGAAGCGACTCTGTTTGATGAGCTGGATGAAGTTGACTTTGACGTGCAGCCTGCAGAGGAAGCAGAAGAAGATGTTCCGGCAGAGTTGATGGAAGCACCGGCTGATGAGATTGAGTCAGAGCCGGAAGTGCCGGATGAAGCGCTGGCTGATATCCCGGAAATCGAAGATGACGAGGCTCTGTTTGATGAGCTGGATGAAGTTGACTTTGACGCGCAGCCTGCAGAGGAAGATGTTCCGGCAGAGATGACGGAAGCACCGGCTGATGAGATTGAGTCAGAGCCGGAAGTGCCGGATGAAGCGCTGGCTGAGATCCCGGAAATCGAAGATGAAGCGGCTCTGTTTGATGAGCTGGATGAAGTTGACTTTGACGTGCAGCCTGCAGAGGAAGATGTTCCGGCAGAGATGACGGAAACACAGGCTGATGAGATTGAGTCAGAGCCGGAAGAGCCGGACGAAGCGCTGGCTGATATCCCGGAAATCGAAGATGAAGCGGCTCTGTTTGATGAGCTGGATGAAGTTGACTTTGACGCACCGTCTGCAGAGGAAGATGTTCCGGCAGAGATGACGGAAGCACCGGCTGATGAGATTGAGTCAGAGCCGGAAGTGCCGGATGAAGCGCTGGCTGAGATCCCGGAAATCGAAGATGAAGCGGCTCTGTTTGATGAGCTGGATGAAGTTGACTTTGACGTGCAGCCTGCAGAGGAAGCAGAGGAAGATGTTCCGGCAGAGATGACAGAAGCACTGGCTGATGAGATTGAGTCAGAGCCGGAAGAGCCGGACGAAGCGCTGGCTGATATCCCGGAAATCGAAGATGAAGCGACTCTGTTTGATGAAGAAGATCAAGAGAACGTTATTTTATCTGATGATGAATTGCCTGATTTTGGTGAAGAAGAAGCATTGGAAGCCTTCTCTTCACAGGATGAATCTGAGCCTGTTGCTTTTGAAGAAAACTCATTTATTGATGATGTTGATTTACCTGAATTTGACGAAAAAGATGCGCTGTCTCTTTTGTCTGAAGATGAAGGCGGGCCAGATCTTCCGGAGAAAGAAAGTCAATTGCCTGAAAGTGATGGGGCAGATTTTGTTTCTTCGGTGCAGCCCGGAACTTCGGATACAGCGTATCAATCTCAGGCCGCTGTAGATGTTGAAACTGCTGAACAGGATATTCCGGCTGCAGATTTTGATGAGGAGACGCTTCATCAGCTCTTGACGGAAGATGACACGGGAACTTCTGGCTCGTTTACATTTGATCCAAACATGGACGAGGATACGATGTTTAGTGCCGGTATGGATATTGAGTCCATGCTGGACATGGGAGGAGAAGACTGGAAAGGATTTAAGCTCTCTCCGGAACAGCAGGCTTCTATATCCGAAGATGTTCCTGAAGACCAGAAAGATATCTGGAGAGATGATCTTCAGGTTCATGAACCTCAGGCAGACCTGGAAAACTGGGCTGTTCAGGATGACTTAGCAGAAGATGGTTCAGAAAGGCATTTATCCATTGATGAACTGATGGCTCAGGTCGATGCAGAAGGCGGAGAATTTGACGACGCTGATTTCAAACTGGATGTTGGATTGAATGAATTTCCTGATGTGATTGGTGAAGTGGAAAATATTGATGTGGATAATAACTCTGAAGCTGCCGGTAAATTAGATTTAGCAAAAATTTACATCGAAATGAATGATAACAAAGGAGCAATTAAACTGCTCGAACAGGCGATTGTTGATGGAAATGATGATATTCGCCGCGCCGCTAAGCAATTAATTGATGGGTTGAACGGTAAGCGTTAAGCATTAGAAATTACTGAAATATCGTATTATACTTCCGGGCCTGTTTACTATAGAGATTAAGATGATGAGAATCGCTTTAGGTGTGGAGTATGACGGAGCTCATTATTTTGGTTGGCAGCGACAAAAAGAAGTGCAGAGTATTCAGCAAAAACTGGAGGCTGCACTCTCTCAGGTAGCTAACCATCCGGTTGAAGTTCAGTGTGCAGGCCGCACTGATGCCGGTGTTCACGGAACCGGGCAGGTTGTTCATTTTGATACAGATTCGAGGCGTCATCAGGCTGCATGGACAATGGGTGTAAATGCGAACTTACCCCGGGATATTGCTGTATTATGGGCGAAAGAAGTTTCAGATGATTTTCATGCCCGTTTTTCTGCAACAGCAAGGCGCTATCGTTACATTATATATAATCATAATTTACGGCCGGGTATATATGCTTCAGGTGTCAGCCATTATCATGGTGATATTTGTGCTGAAAGGATGCATCTGGCCGGGCAATATTTATTGGGTGAAAATGATTTCACTTCTTTTCGGGCTGCACATTGTCAATCCAAGAGTCCATGGCGAAATGTGATGCATTTAAATGTGAGCCGCTTTCAACGCTATATTGTGATTGATATTAAAGCGAATGCTTTTGTTCATCATATGGTAAGAAATATCGCTGGTAGCCTGATCACGGTCGGAAAAGGTGATCAGGAACCTGAGTGGATCGAGTGGTTGTTGCAGGCTAAAGACCGGAAACTTGCCTCTGCGACAGCAAAGCCTGATGGTTTGTACCTGGTTGAGGTCGATTATCCGGATGAGTATCATTTACCTCCTCATCCTGTTGGACCTTTGTTTTTGTCTGATGAATTATGATGGCTCCTGTTTCTGTCATGTTCAGATAGGTACAACCAGTTTTTTATCTACATGCGAAGGTTTATGTGGTTTAATTCTTTGCGTTTTGTTTTCGAATGATTTTCTTTTGCTGCGTTGCAAGAGAAAGAGGAAAAAGGTCTTCCATGAGTTGGCTCGAAAAGATTTTAGAAAAAAGTAACATAGTAAGCTCACGTAAAGCGTCTATTCCTGAAGGTGTATGGACGAAATGTACATCATGTGAACAGGTTCTCTATTACGCTGAATTAGAGCGGAATTTAGAAGTTTGTCCAAAATGTAATCACCACATGCGGATGAAAGCGCGGCGACGGATTGAAACGTTTTTGGATGCTGATAACCGGGTGGAAATCGGAGATGATTTAGAACCTCAGGACAAGCTGAAGTTTAAAGATTCCAAGCGTTATAAAGAGCGCATTGCGGCCGCACAGAAGAATAGTGGGGAAAAAGATGCGCTGATTGTCATGAAGGGTGAATTATTGGGAATGCCTTTAGTTGCCTGTGCGTTTGAGTTTTCTTTTATGGGCGGTTCCATGGGCTCAGTTGTTGGTGCCCGCTTTGTTAAAGCCGTTGAAGCAGCAATTGAAAACCAATGTGGTCTGGTTTGTTTTTCTGCCAGTGGCGGCGCTCGTATGCAAGAAGCCCTGATGTCTCTGATGCAAATGGCAAAAACAAGCGCTGCATTAGAGCGACTTTCTCAGAAAGGATTACCGTTTATTTCCGTGATGACAGATCCAACAATGGGCGGTGTATCTGCAAGTCTGGCGATGCTCGGAGACATTAATATTGGTGAACCTAAAGCATTAATTGGTTTCGCTGGCCGCCGGGTGATAGAGCAAACTGTTCGTGAAGATTTACCAGACGGGTTCCAGCGTAGTGAATTTTTGCTTGAACATGGCGCTATTGATATGATCGTTGACCGTCGTGAGATGCGTGAACGGATTGCGGGGCTGATTGCCAAGCTGACTAACACCTCAGTTCAGATCAGTGAGTCAGTACTTCCAGAGCCAGCTTATTCAGTTCCCGAAGCCGAAAATGAAGAGTAAGAACTCTGTTAACAGAGTTATTTTAGCCTCATGAATCAAAACATTGTCCCACAAGCCACATCTTCGCTACCGGTGTGGCTTGATTATTTATCCAATATTCATTCCTCTGCAATTGATCTTGGTCTTGAACGCGTCCAGATCGTTGCCGGGCGTGCAGATTTATGCAAGCCTGCTCCTTTAGTGATTACTGTTGCCGGAACAAATGGTAAGGGTTCTACTTGTGCATTGATTGAGTCTATCCTGCTTGAAGCAGGGTATACGGTTGGTGTTTACAGTTCGCCACACCTGATTCGTTATACAGAACGAGTGCGGGTGAATGGTAAAGAGTTAACTGAAGAAGACCATTGCCGTGCTTTTGATTTTATAGAAAAGCATCGTCAGGACGTGAGCCTTAGCTATTTTGAATTCGGTACACTAGCTGCCTTAGCTCTGTTGAAACAAGCCAGACTGGATGTTGTGGTCCTGGAAGTTGGTCTGGGGGGGCGTCTGGATGCAACTAACGTTGTTGACCATGATATTTCTGTGATTACCAGTCTTGCCATAGATCATACCGACTGGCTTGGTGATGATATTGAACAAATAGGTTATGAGAAAGCTGGTATTTTCCGCGCCGGAAGACCGGCAATTTGTGGTCAATATCAACCACCATCAAGTGTTGCCGGTTACGCCGATGAAATCGGTGCAACACTGTATCAGGCCGGTATCCAGTATGATCATTCGGTCAGTGATGGTGTATGGTCCTGGAAAAATGGTGCTTTTGAGTTAGATCAGCTACCGTTACCTGGTTTACCGTTGCCGAATGCGGCCACGGCGTTGATGACTCTTCAGTGCTCAGGGCTCGAAATTACTGATGTACAGGTTGTTCAGGGGCTGAAAAAAGCTGCGTTACCCGGAAGAATGCAGGAAATAAATGATTCTCCGTTAATTATTCTGGATGTTGCACACAACCCGCATTCTGCATCTTACCTCGCCGGTCAGATATCCCGAAAGTATCCGGAACGGCATATTCATATCGTCATTGGTATGTTGCATGATAAAGATATTGCCGGGACTGTATCGGCATTAATGCCAATTGCTGGTCACTGGTATCCGGCGTCACTTCAGGGGCCGAGAGCTGCGTCAGCAGCAGAAATCAAACGGCACTTACCTGAATTGTCAGCCAGCGAGACTTACTCATCGCCTGCAGAAGCTTTTGAAGCTGCAATGACACATGTTTTCGGGGATGATGTCATACTTGTGGTTGGATCGTTTTTTACGATTGGAGAAGTCTTGGATTGTTGGCAAAAACGGGAGGAGTCTTAGGAATGGCAAGCCGGTTTCAAAGTCGTCTGGTCGGAACAATTGTTCTGGTTGCTTTAGGTGTCATCATTCTTCCGGATATTCTGGATGGCCATAAGACACGCTATAAAGAAGATATCGCAAGTATCCCGCTTAAGCCTGAAGTGGGAGAAGATTCCGGACAATATGAAATATTGTCCCCGGAAGAGAGTCAGACTGAGCTTCCTGAGTCACCGGTAGAGCCGAAAGAAACGGTGGCAGAATCGCAGAGACCAAATCCAGCGGCTGAGATGACTGATACTGTAGCGACTACACCTAAAGAAGTGCCTGAAGTTAATGAATATAAGGATAGTGGGTGGATTATTCAGTTGATGGCTTTAAAGAACAGCGAGAATGCGAAGAAGCTTGTGGCTGATTTGCAAAAGCGTGGCTTTATCGCTCATACAAAATCAGAGCATGGATATACCCGGGTGATCATTGGTCCTGATGTCTCAAAAGAAAAACTGGAGCAACAGATCATCGAGTTACAAAAAATAACGGGATCTAAAGGTCAATTGCTTAAATTTAAGCCGCTAAATCCGTAAGAAAACGTTTGCGTCGCTATTTTTTCTGTTAAAATGCGCGCCATCTTAGAATGAGTGAACATATGAATTGGTTAGATATTGTCATTTTAAGTGTGATTGGCCTGTCGGCTTTTATCAGTTTAATCCGGGGGTTTACTAAGGAAGCCTTATCACTGGTGACCTGGTTAGGTGCTTTTTTCGTAGCAAGTCATTATTATCAGAAATTAGCTATTTATTTAACCAGTATTCAGGATGAGATGTTTCGCAGTGGCGCCGCGATTGCTGCGTTGTTTATTGCAACGTTAATTGTCGGTGCAGTTGTCAATTATGTTGTTGCACAACTTGTACAAAAAACAGGCCTTTCTGGTACTGATCGGGTCCTCGGAGTGGTATTTGGTGGTTTCCGTGGAGTGTTGATTGTTGCCGCAGTATTGTTTTTTATGGATGCGTTTACCGCATTCCCTAGCGCTGAGTGGTGGAAAAACTCACAGTTGGTTCCGCAGTTTAGCTGGATTATTGTGCAGTTTTTTGAGCACTTGCAGACATCATCAAGTTTTCTTTCCGGCACAGTTTAGGCTTGAGCCGGAAAATGTCGTAAATCGAGGATTAAGACATGTGTGGTATTGTTGGAATCGTTGGTACAACGCTGGTAAATCAGTCTATTTATGATGCGTTGACCGTATTACAACATCGTGGCCAGGATGCAGCTGGTATTTGTACCATAGATAGCAATCGTTTTCGTCTGAGGAAGGCGAATGGACTGGTTAAGGACGTGTTTGCTGCAAAGCATATGCAGCGTCTTCAGGGGTCTGTAGGAATAGGGCATGTCCGCTATCCGACTGCCGGTAGCTCCAGTGCATCAGAGGCGCAGCCTTTTTATGTCAACTCTCCATTTGGTATTACGCTGGCACATAATGGCAACCTGACAAATGCTCAGGAAATCAGGGACAAATTATCTGACAAAGATCGACGTCATATTAATACGACTTCCGACTCTGAAGTTCTTTTAAATGTCCTTGCACATGAGATTGATACGGTCAGGGGAAATGTGAATGCTGATGATGTTTTCCGGGCGATCACCAATGTACACCGATGTGTGAAAGGTGCCTATGCTGTGGTTGCGATGATTATCGGGCATGGCTTAATTGCATTCAGGGATCCCCATGGCATTCGCCCTCTTTGTCTTGGTAAGCGGGATGTCAACGGAAAAACAGAGTATATGGTGGCCTCTGAGTCTGTTGCACTTGATGCGGTTGGATTTGATTTTATTCGGGATGTTGCGCCGGGTGAAGCAATCTATGTGACCTTTGAAGGTGAACTCCATACACATCAGTGTGCGGATAACCCTGTGCTGAATCCATGTATTTTTGAATTTGTCTATTTTGCCCGTCCGGACTCATTTATCGATAAAATCTCGGTTTATAGTGCCCGGGTGGAAATGGGGAAAAAACTGGGTGAGCGTATCCGGCATGATTATGCAGAGCTGGACATTGATGTGGTGATTCCTATTCCGGAGACATCGTGTGATATTGCGCTTCAGATAGCGCAGGCGATTGATAAACCCTATCGACAGGGTTTTGTGAAAAACCGCTATGTCGGACGTACTTTTATCATG carries:
- the truA gene encoding tRNA pseudouridine(38-40) synthase TruA, with amino-acid sequence MRIALGVEYDGAHYFGWQRQKEVQSIQQKLEAALSQVANHPVEVQCAGRTDAGVHGTGQVVHFDTDSRRHQAAWTMGVNANLPRDIAVLWAKEVSDDFHARFSATARRYRYIIYNHNLRPGIYASGVSHYHGDICAERMHLAGQYLLGENDFTSFRAAHCQSKSPWRNVMHLNVSRFQRYIVIDIKANAFVHHMVRNIAGSLITVGKGDQEPEWIEWLLQAKDRKLASATAKPDGLYLVEVDYPDEYHLPPHPVGPLFLSDEL
- the accD gene encoding acetyl-CoA carboxylase, carboxyltransferase subunit beta produces the protein MSWLEKILEKSNIVSSRKASIPEGVWTKCTSCEQVLYYAELERNLEVCPKCNHHMRMKARRRIETFLDADNRVEIGDDLEPQDKLKFKDSKRYKERIAAAQKNSGEKDALIVMKGELLGMPLVACAFEFSFMGGSMGSVVGARFVKAVEAAIENQCGLVCFSASGGARMQEALMSLMQMAKTSAALERLSQKGLPFISVMTDPTMGGVSASLAMLGDINIGEPKALIGFAGRRVIEQTVREDLPDGFQRSEFLLEHGAIDMIVDRREMRERIAGLIAKLTNTSVQISESVLPEPAYSVPEAENEE
- the folC gene encoding bifunctional tetrahydrofolate synthase/dihydrofolate synthase, whose translation is MNQNIVPQATSSLPVWLDYLSNIHSSAIDLGLERVQIVAGRADLCKPAPLVITVAGTNGKGSTCALIESILLEAGYTVGVYSSPHLIRYTERVRVNGKELTEEDHCRAFDFIEKHRQDVSLSYFEFGTLAALALLKQARLDVVVLEVGLGGRLDATNVVDHDISVITSLAIDHTDWLGDDIEQIGYEKAGIFRAGRPAICGQYQPPSSVAGYADEIGATLYQAGIQYDHSVSDGVWSWKNGAFELDQLPLPGLPLPNAATALMTLQCSGLEITDVQVVQGLKKAALPGRMQEINDSPLIILDVAHNPHSASYLAGQISRKYPERHIHIVIGMLHDKDIAGTVSALMPIAGHWYPASLQGPRAASAAEIKRHLPELSASETYSSPAEAFEAAMTHVFGDDVILVVGSFFTIGEVLDCWQKREES
- a CDS encoding SPOR domain-containing protein, coding for MASRFQSRLVGTIVLVALGVIILPDILDGHKTRYKEDIASIPLKPEVGEDSGQYEILSPEESQTELPESPVEPKETVAESQRPNPAAEMTDTVATTPKEVPEVNEYKDSGWIIQLMALKNSENAKKLVADLQKRGFIAHTKSEHGYTRVIIGPDVSKEKLEQQIIELQKITGSKGQLLKFKPLNP
- a CDS encoding CvpA family protein codes for the protein MNWLDIVILSVIGLSAFISLIRGFTKEALSLVTWLGAFFVASHYYQKLAIYLTSIQDEMFRSGAAIAALFIATLIVGAVVNYVVAQLVQKTGLSGTDRVLGVVFGGFRGVLIVAAVLFFMDAFTAFPSAEWWKNSQLVPQFSWIIVQFFEHLQTSSSFLSGTV
- the purF gene encoding amidophosphoribosyltransferase, with protein sequence MCGIVGIVGTTLVNQSIYDALTVLQHRGQDAAGICTIDSNRFRLRKANGLVKDVFAAKHMQRLQGSVGIGHVRYPTAGSSSASEAQPFYVNSPFGITLAHNGNLTNAQEIRDKLSDKDRRHINTTSDSEVLLNVLAHEIDTVRGNVNADDVFRAITNVHRCVKGAYAVVAMIIGHGLIAFRDPHGIRPLCLGKRDVNGKTEYMVASESVALDAVGFDFIRDVAPGEAIYVTFEGELHTHQCADNPVLNPCIFEFVYFARPDSFIDKISVYSARVEMGKKLGERIRHDYAELDIDVVIPIPETSCDIALQIAQAIDKPYRQGFVKNRYVGRTFIMPGQQQRRKSVRRKLNAIRSEFKDKNVLLVDDSIVRGTTSEQIIEMARDSGANKVYMVSAAPEIRFPNVYGIDMPSANELIAHGRDNDAICRQIGADQLIFQTIEDLVDAVRSGNPDIQRFETSVFNGEYVAGDIDQAYLEYLESVRNDDAKLQKEIQQELANLELYNEEG